A region from the Elusimicrobiota bacterium genome encodes:
- a CDS encoding M23 family metallopeptidase has protein sequence MLDGIVISIFKEWSKGSKPRSCMQGRGKLRGGNYIWCYHPQQKLVTYYAHLRDVLVEPGQKVSAGDKLGTIGRTGFSAAPARSPTHLHLMVLKYINGEFQPYDFYKNLQN, from the coding sequence ATGCTTGACGGTATTGTAATTTCTATCTTTAAAGAGTGGAGCAAAGGAAGTAAACCCCGCTCCTGCATGCAGGGGCGGGGTAAACTTAGAGGCGGGAACTATATCTGGTGTTATCACCCGCAACAAAAACTTGTTACCTACTACGCACATCTTAGGGATGTTTTGGTTGAACCAGGCCAGAAAGTTTCAGCTGGAGATAAGTTAGGGACGATAGGCAGAACAGGTTTTTCAGCAGCACCTGCAAGGAGTCCAACACATCTACATCTTATGGTTTTAAAATACATAAATGGAGAGTTCCAACCATATGATTTCTACAAAAACTTACAGAACTAA